GTCAACCGCAACGGTGCTGCCACGCTCAAGCTGGGCTATGCCCGTGGCGTGGGGCTGCTGGTGCCCATGCTGCTCGACATTCCCGTAGCCGAATATGGCGCCAAGACGGTCAAGCGCGCGGTGGTGGGCACGGGTGCCGCCACCAAGGAGCAGGTCAGCATGATGGTCCGCCGTATCCTGCCTACTGCCCTGCTCAGGCGCGCCGATGCGGCGGATGCGCTGGCGGTGGCCATCTGCCATGCGCATCATCGCGCAAGTGCCGCCCACATCGCCAATGCCACGAGGATGGCATGATCGCGCAGTTGCGCGGCCTGCTCGCGCAGGTCGAGGCCGATCGCTGCGTGATTGATGTCAGCGGCGTGGGCTACCTCGTGCAGGCCTCGAGCCGCACGCTGGCCGCCCTGCCGCAGCCGCCGGAACTCGCCCTTGTGCTGGTCGAGACCGTGGTGCGCGAGGATGCGATCCTGCTCTATGGCTTTGCCGAGGCATCGGAGCGTTCATGGTTCCGCCTGCTCACCACCGTGCAGGGCGTTGGGGCCAAGGTGGCGCTGGCCATCCTGTCGGTGCTGCCGCCAGCCGAACTGATGATGGCCATCGGCAGTGGCGACAAGACCATGCTCACCCGCGCGGGGGGCGTGGGGGCGCGGCTGGCC
This is a stretch of genomic DNA from Komagataeibacter xylinus. It encodes these proteins:
- the ruvC gene encoding crossover junction endodeoxyribonuclease RuvC, encoding MVRILGIDPGLRFTGWGVITAQGNRLSHVADGVIATDAALGVPERLRHLHDALLELARNFAPDEAAVEETYVNRNGAATLKLGYARGVGLLVPMLLDIPVAEYGAKTVKRAVVGTGAATKEQVSMMVRRILPTALLRRADAADALAVAICHAHHRASAAHIANATRMA
- the ruvA gene encoding Holliday junction branch migration protein RuvA, which encodes MIAQLRGLLAQVEADRCVIDVSGVGYLVQASSRTLAALPQPPELALVLVETVVREDAILLYGFAEASERSWFRLLTTVQGVGAKVALAILSVLPPAELMMAIGSGDKTMLTRAGGVGARLAQRIVTELRDKCEGMPTGAPAGGGVPGVTITVPTPRSIAADAVLALSGLGFRRAEAQPVVERVIDRFEGDVNLDVVIRDALKELAR